TGTTGTCCGCTTCCGATTATGAAGTCTGCTTTGTCGCACGTAACCCGAAGAAAATCGCCATGCTTCAAAAGAGGCAGGAATATCCCATTACCCTCGCAAATGCGGATCAGGATACAACGATTGTGAATAACGTAACCGCCATTAGTGTCGGCGAACAGGATCGCGTTGCTGAAGTGATTGCTTCAGCAGATCTGATCACAACAGCCGTCGGTGTATCGGCGCTGGAAGATATCGCTGAACCGATCGCCAAAGGCATCTATCTGCGTATGAAAAATAATAATTCTGCACCACTTCACATTATCGCTTGCGAAAATGCCATCGGAGGCAGCACTCGGCTGAAAAAACGGGTATATCCGTTTCTGGATGTAGAAACCCGTGAAAAAGCAGAACGTTATGTCTCATTCCCCAATGCAGCGGTTGACCGCATCGTCCCCGCTCAGGATCATAAAGACCCGCTGCAAGTTACCGTTGAGCCTTTCTATGAATGGGTGGTTCATCGCCCTGCACTGCTGGAAGGATTTAAGGAAATTGAAGGTGTGCACTACGTGGACTCTCTTGAACCTTATATTGAGCGCAAAATGTTTACGGTAAATACCGGTCACTGCGTTGCCGCATACTTCGGATATCTTGAAGGATTTAAGACGATCCGGCAAGCTATGAGTCATGCACCTCTTCGTGCCAAGGTACGCAAAGTGATGGAAGAAACCGGAGCCATGCTCATCGCCAAGCACGGTTTTAATCCACAGAAACACAGCAAATATATCGATACGATTCTCGAACGTTTTGCCAATCCGAACCTGACGGATCAGGTAACACGGGTCGGACGTTCGCCCCTTCGCAAGTTATCGCCTTACGACCGGCTTGTTCGCCCAGCGATGCAGGCCAGCGAATTCGGAATTGAAATTCCTCATTTAACTTCCGCTATGGCAGCCGCGATGCTGTTCAATCATGAACATGACGAGGAAGCCATAAAGCTCCAACACCTGATTCGCGAAGATGGCGTCTCTGCCTTCATTCGTGAGCGCATGGGAATTCCCGACGAACATCCCGTTCATCAGCATGCCGTTGCCCGTTATGAAGAGCTCAAAGGGCGACAGGAATCAACCATCTTAACCTGATTAACAATAGGTCAATGGGTTTGATCCCGCAAACTGAATAGACATACGAACAAAAAGCCGGGAGGAACCTATGCTTATCGCATCGTTCCTTCCGGCTTTTTCAAATTCACGACATACCTATTTAATATCGAAGCACGCTTACTCGTTCATGATGGAATTGATGGAGGCATAAACCATAGGCAGGAAGCCCTCTGAAGGTTCGCCAACCGGTGCATGGATATGGAAAGCGAAGCCATTGCCATCCAGCTCTTTTACGATGAAATACTCTGTTTTCTTATTGTTTTGAGACATCATGAACAATTTTGCCTCTTTCATCGGGCCGTTGCTAAGCTTTTCCTCACTTAATTGCTTGACCGCTCCGGTTTCTGACAGCTCTTTCTTCGCATCCACTTTCAGTTCCTTCAGGTTATAATCCGAAGGCAGCTTGTCAATCTCTACCTCGTAATCCGGATCAATCTTCATGGTCAATTCATGATCATCCGCATCGTAAACCATTGGTTCAAACACATATAATGAATACCCTTTGCCTTGAGCCAGTGTAACCGGGCGCTTTTCGGTCATGCCTTCCACGGTCACTTCCAGCTCGGATGTTTTGGCACGATTAGATGTAACATTACCACCTGCATTCGTACCGTTACCATCATTGGACTCGACCTTGGCGATTTCCGTAAGCACCAGCTGTTTAATCGTTGTATCGCCTTGAATGGCTTTCTCTACATATTTGAATTGAACGGAATCTTCATCGTCAATGTCATCCAAAGATTTCTGCAGATCTTCACCCACCTGGAAAGACATCGGTTCCTCTTTCACACGAATTTCAACCGTGTGCGGATCTGCCCATCCAGTCAAAATGCCTTCCGCTTCAATCACAGCACTTTCCTCAGGCTGCTTCCCTGGTGCCGGTGTCTGTTCTTCTGTATTATTCGCGGGTGGCTGAGCAGTAGGGCTACTATTGCCGCAGGCCACAAGCGAGAATCCCATAACCAAAACAAGTAATGATGCACTAATATTCATAGTATTTCGCATATGAACACCTCCGTTAGCTTATACGCAATGATGTTTGTCCATGTTGCCTGACTTGTTAACTTGACAGCTTAGTATTACTTACACGGCTGACCCGTCGCTCAATCATCGAAAGTGTTCAATGCTCCTTTGACACCATGAATAGTCAGCCAGCTTGCTCCATTTGCACAAGTTTCGCGTTGGCTCCGTTAAAAGCTTTTGTCTGCTTGTTAAACTGCTGTCTTAACTCGGCAACTTTGGCATATTGGCTGTTCCGTTCCCGAATCGCACGTTTGATTTTGACCAGATTGGGCTCCACACTGCCTCTCATCAATCCATATAACTGCTCGTCCGCATCAAGGCTCTGCCTGTAGGAGGCAACAAACGCTTCAAATGACGCAGCTCTTTGCTCATACTGATCCAATACCGTGTGGGCTTGAGCCAGGTTCTCTTCCTTTTCAAAGGATAATTGATCCAACGAAGTTCGCAGCTCTTCCATCTGTTCTTTAGTCCGGCTCATCACCGCTTCAGCTTGTTCCAGCAGTGTTCTTCGCTCGGCAATATGTCCGTCTGCCTGATCGAGCAAGGCCTCCAGATTACTGTTTTTGTTCTTTCCTTTACTCAGTATCGATCCGTATAATTCCATGTCTTCCCGTTCATGATGAACAAGTTCCTTCAGGCTCTGGTTCATCTCCTGATCGGTAAGAATTAGTTGATTAACTTGATTTGCCGCAGGTTCCTGCGGCTTTCCGCAAGCACTGACAAGCAGAGCCAGCAATATGCTGACCCCGGCCAGAGCTATCTTTTTTCTTCTAAGCACCTCGGGGTGCCTCCTCTCTTGCAACTGCTATGTTGTTATTCTTACAAGCGGGTGTCTGCGCTAAAATTGGATACCCAATGAGCATTCGGATCGTAGACCTCAAACTCATAACCCCGATCTTCAAGCAGCTTCAAAATGCGTGGCAGTGCCTGTACCGTTTGCTCGCGCTCATGCATCAGAATCACTTCCTTATCCCGATGCACACTGCTGCTAACCCGCTCCACGATTTTGTCCGGCTGACCTGGAAGATTCCAGTCGAGGGAGTCGGTGGTCCAATCCCACAGTTTGAATCCGGCCGCAGCAATGTCGCCCCTGAAGTCATCTCCGATCTGTGGGCTACTGCCATACGGAGCACGAATCAGATGCGGCGTAAAACCGATCAGATCCTTGACCATCTTCTGCTCCTTCTTGAACTCCTTCACAAAGTTAGAGGAGCTTCCGCTCTTATACAATTTGTTATAGTTATGTGTCATGCTGTGAAGCCCAGGATAACTGCCCTCTTTGACAAGCCGCTCCACTGCTTCCTTGTGTTGATTCAACTGACGTCCAATCATGAAAAAGGTTGCCTTTGCCTCATGCTGTTTCAAAATATCCAGCAGTTGATCGGTATATACACTTGGTCCATCATCAAACGTTATGTATGCCAGCTTGCGCACCTGACCCTGGAACCGCGCAGGTTCCTCTTTGGACTCCGGTGTCATTTCAATCATGCCAAGCTTGGTTGGCTGTTCAATCGCAGCTACTGGCGGAGGTGCTACATAATCCTTGATCCAGTGCGTCATGCCAATGAATGCATATGTTAAACCGATAATGAGCAGTGCCAGAAGCGCCAGCGCAGCACTCAGTCTCCCATACCGGATTTTTCTTCTTCCAT
This window of the Paenibacillus marchantiae genome carries:
- a CDS encoding mannitol-1-phosphate 5-dehydrogenase, which codes for MKAVHFGAGNIGRGFIGHMLSASDYEVCFVARNPKKIAMLQKRQEYPITLANADQDTTIVNNVTAISVGEQDRVAEVIASADLITTAVGVSALEDIAEPIAKGIYLRMKNNNSAPLHIIACENAIGGSTRLKKRVYPFLDVETREKAERYVSFPNAAVDRIVPAQDHKDPLQVTVEPFYEWVVHRPALLEGFKEIEGVHYVDSLEPYIERKMFTVNTGHCVAAYFGYLEGFKTIRQAMSHAPLRAKVRKVMEETGAMLIAKHGFNPQKHSKYIDTILERFANPNLTDQVTRVGRSPLRKLSPYDRLVRPAMQASEFGIEIPHLTSAMAAAMLFNHEHDEEAIKLQHLIREDGVSAFIRERMGIPDEHPVHQHAVARYEELKGRQESTILT
- a CDS encoding YkyA family protein, which encodes MLRRKKIALAGVSILLALLVSACGKPQEPAANQVNQLILTDQEMNQSLKELVHHEREDMELYGSILSKGKNKNSNLEALLDQADGHIAERRTLLEQAEAVMSRTKEQMEELRTSLDQLSFEKEENLAQAHTVLDQYEQRAASFEAFVASYRQSLDADEQLYGLMRGSVEPNLVKIKRAIRERNSQYAKVAELRQQFNKQTKAFNGANAKLVQMEQAG
- a CDS encoding polysaccharide deacetylase family protein, producing the protein MRVQQQRAGESGGIPHRTSRTKTHGRRKIRYGRLSAALALLALLIIGLTYAFIGMTHWIKDYVAPPPVAAIEQPTKLGMIEMTPESKEEPARFQGQVRKLAYITFDDGPSVYTDQLLDILKQHEAKATFFMIGRQLNQHKEAVERLVKEGSYPGLHSMTHNYNKLYKSGSSSNFVKEFKKEQKMVKDLIGFTPHLIRAPYGSSPQIGDDFRGDIAAAGFKLWDWTTDSLDWNLPGQPDKIVERVSSSVHRDKEVILMHEREQTVQALPRILKLLEDRGYEFEVYDPNAHWVSNFSADTRL